The DNA segment aaggcagcgctgcatcagtcccccaaaaaatgtgagttcctggatttaaatatctatattcaggatggctgttcgcatactgccaactattttaaggaggtgaatgcaaacagatacctcgactttaacagttgccatcttaaataatggaagaagaacattccattcggtcaaatgaaaagaatccgaaggaattgttcttccacacaaaaatacctacaacaactagagaacctggaggatcgttttaaacaaaaagggtatcccaaaccccttatacaaggagcacgccagagagtggacgaattagaacaaagtgcttgcttgaaaaataataaacagggtaatgcagaggggggttataatgatgaatttgattctgtttttctaactaggtattacacttcacacaccaatatttttttataatttttttttattttttttttgtataggtaatatcaccagctcatattattgtgtcatgattactggcaccatatgtagtcccccagttattcttctttagatgttttccgtgtcctgtgcagtatctctcccagaagtccacttgatggcccccgtggtggtctacaccccgaagtcatcaatttttactctaagagagagtgtgcagctgtttctggagacggtcaacaataacctctgcatggtggaataataggtcacgatgtttatcaggatcagtagaagcatcacccactcgatgattatgatggggatttcacggatctcgtcccagtcttcatcattatggaataattcctttaatgtttcatatccaaaatagaaaactacacagacaaaagtcaggccacagcaggtgcatctactatggtggatgactttttttgctcctggtaatttatacatctggatggactgcccaaggtagtataaggcttcacatgtaatggaaattatcgtgctgacaaagtgtatcctatgatattcttcgggggacaatacatgcataacagctgtggaaaaacaggaggcccacacaatggccagcaggatcctctggatcaggacctgatgacccctgaactcttcagtatgcataaccatatacttataaataagaaaggttagtaccaaagtgccaatggacgtccctataaatccaattctgaataatatgctttcgggaaagacatttcccacgtcactgtgaaggaaaagaaaccaatgttattatggatatttcctcactcccaacccatgaaataagaatcatttgcttgtttatcttacctgatgctcatcagtggcgaggctgcatggccgaggacgaccgtcatgatgtagctggtggcaagccaggccgcacaccaaaacgccaacaggagggggacgaaccccagtccttttagctccatttcagacaagtagaaaaagaagacgctaatctcactattctcactaatcgcactggaacagactgaaggctcgggcggctgtcagtgggatgtcaggcctccagctgtctatgacatcacatgtgacatgtcagaatgactgcttgtttctttgagctgccatgatttagtatctgctatagacagaacctgatgtttttactatggaccttacagacctcagaacccaagtaattagtgcaggggctccattttgatcatctcatatttcacattatttgagttccagggctcagatacatttgcaccctctatagcagtggtcttcaagctgtgaacccccaaccgctgcagaaccacaactcccagcatgcccagacagcaactttgcataaggaaatagtctaattaaacttttcttatatatagaatccctgaaatctccaatctctccttttattgctttatgatctgtgttacttatttgtaaaaaacaatgtttgtgattgtcttccccccacacacttatgggctatctcttcaaacgactttatttgacctaaagcgtataattgatttacataaataa comes from the Hyla sarda isolate aHylSar1 chromosome 2 unlocalized genomic scaffold, aHylSar1.hap1 SUPER_2_unloc_10, whole genome shotgun sequence genome and includes:
- the LOC130298331 gene encoding uncharacterized protein LOC130298331, with translation MELKGLGFVPLLLAFWCAAWLATSYIMTVVLGHAASPLMSISDVGNVFPESILFRIGFIGTSIGTLVLTFLIYKYMVMHTEEFRGHQVLIQRILLAIVWASCFSTAVMHVLSPEEYHRIHFVSTIISITCEALYYLGQSIQMYKLPGAKKVIHHSRCTCCGLTFVCVVFYFGYETLKELFHNDEDWDEIREIPIIIIEWVMLLLILINIVTYYSTMQRLLLTVSRNSCTLSLRVKIDDFGV